Proteins found in one Arachis stenosperma cultivar V10309 chromosome 8, arast.V10309.gnm1.PFL2, whole genome shotgun sequence genomic segment:
- the LOC130944331 gene encoding uncharacterized protein LOC130944331, translating to MDLPVVDLSPYLAASPAQLSPELTALCGEVSRSLRETGALLVKDPRCSIEDNDRFIDMMERYFQSPQDFKQRHERPYLHYQVGVTPEKVEVPRSLVDEEMQEKLKAMPKEYQPHAPVGPDLKWRYFWRIGPRPSNTRFKELNAEPVIPEGFSEWKETMDSWGNKMIAAIEVVAEMAAIGFGLQKDAFTSLMKLGPHLLAPTGSDLQKYGQEGTVLAGYHYDLNFLTIHGKSRFPGLNIWLKNGQKVEVKVPLGCLLIQTGKQIEWLTGGDCIAGMHEVVVTNRTVEAIRTAEEQKRSLWRVSSTLFAHIASDAVLKPLGHFVESPLASKYPPLCAGEYVEQELAVINLKGQK from the exons ATGGACCTTCCTGTCGTAGATCTCTCTCCGTACCTCGCCGCCTCGCCCGCCCAACTCAGTCCCGAACTCACCGCCCTGTGCGGCGAAGTGAGCCGGAGCCTGAGGGAGACGGGAGCGCTTCTTGTGAAGGATCCACGGTGTTCCATTGAAGACAATGATCGCTTCATAGACATGATGGAGAGATACTTTCAGAGCCCTCAGGATTTCAAGCAGCGTCACGAGCGCCCCTACTTGCATTACCAG gttgGGGTTACACCGGAAAAAGTAGAGGTTCCAAGAAGCTTGGTCGATGAAGAAATGCAAGAAAAACTGAAAGCAATGCCTAAAGAATACCAGCCACATGCTCCTGTTGGGCCTGATCTCAAATGGAGATACTTTTGGAGAATTGGTCCTCGACCATCAAATACCCGTTTTAAG GAACTCAATGCTGAGCCTGTCATACCTGAAGGTTTCTCTGAATGGAAAGAAACCATGGATTCCTGGGGAAACAAAATGATAGCAGCAATTGAA GTGGTTGCTGAAATGGCAGCTATTGGGTTTGGTCTTCAGAAGGATGCATTCACTTCTCTTATGAAGCTG GGACCCCATTTGTTAGCTCCCACAGGGAGTGATCTTCAAAAATATGGTCAAGAAGGAACGGTTCTTGCAGGATATCACTATGACCTTAACTTCCTAACAATACATGGTAAAAGTAGGTTTCCTGGTTTGAATATCTGGTTAAAAAATGGACAAAAGGTTGAAGTGAAGGTTCCATTAGGATGTCTCCTTATTCAGACAGGAAAGCAG ATAGAGTGGTTAACTGGAGGGGACTGCATAGCTGGCATGCATGAGGTAGTAGTCACAAATAGAACTGTTGAAGCAATCAGAACAGCAGAAGAGCAAAAACGTAGCTTATGGAGAGTCTCTTCAACG TTGTTTGCCCACATAGCTTCTGATGCAGTTCTGAAGCCATTGGGACATTTTGTGGAATCGCCATTGGCAAGCAAATATCCACCACTTTGTGCAGGAGAGTATGTTGAACAAGAGCTTGCAGTGATCAATCTTAAGGGACAAAAATGA
- the LOC130944330 gene encoding putative pentatricopeptide repeat-containing protein At3g08820 encodes MAAMELKHCLLHGLNSFNHLRTAHCRLLRLYIDHDNYLLNIILQYSFFFRNAPYAKRVFSQSKNPNIYLFNTMIRGTVSNDSFDDAVLFYNSMRSAGFLPDNYTFTFVLKACARLADFPFGVKLHSLVVKMGFNCDVFVKTSLVCLYSKCGYLKDARKVFDDIPEKNVVSWTAIICGYIGCGLHEEVVGLFRELLEVGVKPDNFTLVRVLYSCSQLGDLASGEWIDKYITESGFHRNVFVLTSLVDMYAKCGSMEKARQVFDGMVERDIVCWSAMIQGYASNGLPKEALDLFFEMQRENLRPDCYAMVGVLSACARLGALELGNWANGLLDADEFLSNPVLGTALIDFYAKCGSIAQAVDIFRMMKGKDRVVFNAIISGLAMNGHVRATFGVFGQMEKYGIQPDGNTFVGLLCGCAHAGLVNDGRRYFDSISHVFSLSPTIEHYGCMVDLLSRAGLLVEAHNLIKSMPMKPNTIVLGALLGGCRLHRDTKLAEPVLKQLIELEPWNSGHYVLLSNIYSASRRWDEAEKVRLTLNKKGMQKLPGCSWVEVDGVVHEFLVGDTSHPMSQKIYEKLESLFKELREVGYSPTTEFVLFDIEEEEKEYFLGCHSEKLAIAFALINTGANDIIRVVKNLRVCGDCHEAIKLISKVTGREIIIRDNNRFHCFREGSCSCGDYW; translated from the coding sequence ATGGCGGCTATGGAGCTCAAGCACTGCCTCCTCCATGGCCTCAACTCCTTCAACCACCTCAGGACCGCCCACTGCCGCCTCCTCCGCCTCTACATCGACCACGATAACTACCTTCTCAACATCATCCTCCAGTATTCATTTTTCTTTCGCAACGCGCCCTACGCCAAACGCGTCTTCTCCCAATCCAAGAACCCTAACATATACCTCTTTAACACTATGATCCGTGGAACGGTCTCCAACGACTCCTTTGACGACGCCGTTCTGTTTTACAACTCAATGCGCAGCGCCGGGTTCTTGCCAGACAACTACACGTTCACTTTTGTACTCAAAGCGTGTGCCAGGCTGGCGGATTTTCCGTTTGGCGTCAAGCTCCATTCGCTTGTTGTGAAAATGGGATTCAATTGTGACGTGTTTGTCAAGACAAGTCTTGTTTGTTTGTATTCGAAATGTGGGTACTTAAAGGATGCACGGAAGGTGTTTGATGATATTCCTGAGAAGAATGTTGTTTCGTGGACCGCTATTATCTGTGGGTATATTGGGTGTGGCCTTCACGAGGAAGTAGTTGGTTTGTTTAGAGAGTTGTTAGAGGTGGGCGTGAAGCCGGATAATTTCACTCTCGTTCGGGTTTTGTATTCGTGTTCTCAGTTAGGGGACTTGGCCAGTGGAGAGTGGATTGATAAGTATATAACTGAGAGTGGTTTCCATAGGAATGTGTTTGTGTTGACTTCTTTGGTTGACATGTATGCCAAGTGCGGGAGCATGGAGAAGGCGCGGCAGGTTTTTGATGGAATGGTTGAGAGGGATATTGTTTGTTGGAGTGCCATGATTCAGGGCTATGCATCCAACGGGCTTCCTAAGGAAGCACTTGACTTGTTCTTTGAGATGCAGAGGGAGAATCTGAGGCCTGATTGCTATGCCATGGTGGGAGTTCTTTCTGCATGTGCGAGGTTGGGAGCACTGGAGTTGGGGAATTGGGCTAATGGATTGTTGGATGCTGATGAGTTTTTGTCGAATCCTGTACTAGGCACTGCCTTGATTGACTTTTATGCTAAATGTGGAAGCATTGCACAAGCGGTGGATATTTTCAGAATGATGAAGGGAAAGGATCGTGTGGTGTTCAACGCCATAATTTCTGGACTGGCTATGAACGGACATGTTCGGGCCACATTTGGGGTATTTGGACAAATGGAGAAGTATGGAATTCAGCCAGATGGGAATACTTTTGTTGGCTTACTTTGCGGGTGTGCCCATGCTGGTTTGGTTAATGATGGTCGACGATATTTCGATAGCATCAGTCATGTCTTTTCTTTAAGTCCTACTATCGAGCATTATGGATGCATGGTGGATCTTCTATCCCGTGCAGGCTTGTTGGTCGAAGCACATAATTTGATCAAGAGTATGCCAATGAAACCGAATACTATTGTTTTGGGGGCATTATTGGGAGGATGCAGGTTGCATCGTGATACTAAATTGGCAGAACCCGTGTTAAAGCAGCTGATTGAGTTAGAACCATGGAATTCAGGACATTATGTTCTCTTATCAAATATATATTCAGCAAGTCGTAGATGGGATGAAGCAGAAAAAGTTAGGTTAACACTGAACAAGAAAGGAATGCAAAAATTACCTGGGTGTAGTTGGGTTGAAGTGGATGGGGTTGTTCATGAATTCCTTGTAGGAGATACTTCCCATCCTATGTCACAGAAGATATATGAGAAACTTGAAAGTTTGTTTAAGGAATTGAGAGAAGTTGGTTATAGTCCGACTACTGAGTTTGTGCTCTTCGATatagaggaagaggagaaggagTACTTCCTTGGCTGTCATAGTGAAAAATTAGCCATTGCATTTGCCCTGATCAATACTGGGGCAAATGACATCATTCGTGTTGTTAAAAATCTACGCGTATGTGGTGATTGTCATGAGGCCATAAAACTCATTTCCAAAGTTACAGGGAGAGAGATAATCATTAGGGATAATAACAGATTCCATTGTTTCAGAGAAGGTTCATGTTCTTGTGGAGATTATTGGTAA
- the LOC130944332 gene encoding putative lipid-transfer protein DIR1, translating to MKLFESKVPWFFLVLYCVTILGAKGQSTPCTSTFFSALVQLLPCRTAVAPFSPIPPSDDCCNAVMALGQPCLCFLVNGPPISGVDRNMALQLPEKCAANFEPCDIMK from the exons ATGAAGCTTTTTGAATCAAAGGTTCCCTGGTTCTTTCTGGTTTTGTATTGCGTCACAATTTTGGGGGCAAAAGGCCAAAGTACACCTTGCACAAGCACTTTCTTCTCTGCCCTAGTGCAGCTCTTACCTTGCAGGACAGCAGTTGCTCCTTTCAGCCCCATCCCACCTTCCGACGACTGCTGTAATGCCGTCATGGCATTAGGTCAACCGTGTTTGTGTTTTCTTGTGAATGGCCCTCCGATATCTGGTGTAGACCGGAACATGGCTTTGCAGCTTCCAGAGAAGTGCGCTGCAAACTTCGAGCCAT GTGATATAATGAAGTGA